The Leishmania panamensis strain MHOM/PA/94/PSC-1 chromosome 32 sequence genome window below encodes:
- a CDS encoding chaperonin HSP60, mitochondrial precursor, putative (TriTrypDB/GeneDB-style sysID: LpmP.32.1940), with protein MLTRTALRCVKYGSTPKDIRYGMEARNALLAGVENLVKAVGVTLGPKGRNVILEMPYASPKITKDGVTVAKSIEFEDSFENLGANLVRQVAGLTNDNAGDGTTTATVLSGAIFKEGFRSVATGTNPMDLKRGIDLACREVLISLAEQSRPVTSKSEITQVAMISANMDQEIGSLIGDAMQQVGKDGVITTQEGRSLNTELELVEGMSFERGYTSPYFVTNTKAQRCELENALVYVANRRLTSVAHILPALNYAIQQKRPLLVIAEDVEGEAMHTFLYNKIQGRIHGCAVKAPGFGDMRINQLQDIAVFTGSQMISEDLGLSLDQSDFSERFLGTCRKVTVSRDECILMEGGGSAIALEERVQMIKDMISAEDHEYNRERLVERLAKLSGGVAVIKVGGASEVEISEKKDRIIDALNATRAAVSEGIVAGGGTGLLMASLRLETISKDRRLPPDIRTGVNIVKKAIGLPARYIANNAGVEGSVVAGKVLARKDPTFGYNAQTGEYVNMFEAGIIDPMKVVKSAVVNACSVAGMMITTEAAVVEKDLLGREKRIEDEGMEDKEKKRSVDKLRKQVNERDSPMPKMAPPMKFDMKGL; from the coding sequence ATGCTTACCCGTACGGCGCTTCGCTGTGTCAAGTACGGCTCAACGCCGAAGGACATCCGCTATGGCATGGAGGCCCGTAACGCTCTCCTTGCCGGCGTTGAGAACCTTGTGAAGGCCGTCGGCGTCACGCTCGGCCCCAAGGGCCGCAACGTGATTCTCGAGATGCCGTACGCAAGCCCCAAAATAACCAAGGATGGTGTCACGGTGGCCAAGAGTATCGAGTTCGAGGACAGCTTCGAGAACCTTGGGGCGAACCTGGTCCGTCAGGTGGCCGGACTGACGAACGACAACGCCGGTGACGGTACGACAACCGCCACCGTCCTGTCCGGGGCGATCTTCAAAGAGGGCTTCCGCAGTGTTGCGACTGGCACGAACCCAATGGACCTGAAGAGAGGCATCGACCTCGCCTGTCGGGAGGTGCTCATATCGCTGGCCGAGCAGTCTCGCCCTGTCACCTCTAAATCTGAGATCACCCAGGTGGCGATGATCTCGGCAAACATGGACCAAGAGATCGGCAGCCTGATTGGCGATGCGATGCAACAGGTCGGCAAGGATGGCGTGATTACCACGCAGGAGGGCCGCTCGCTCAACACGGAGCTCGAGCTGGTGGAGGGCATGTCGTTTGAGCGGGGGTACACGTCGCCGTACTTTGTGACGAACACAAAGGCGCAAAGGTGCGAGCTGGAAAATGCCCTTGTCTACGTGGCGAACCGCAGGCTCACGAGTGTGGCGCACATCTTACCGGCGCTGAACTACGCGATTCAGCAGAAGCGCCCACTTTTGGTGATTGCGGAGGacgtggagggggaggcgatgCACACGTTTCTGTACAACAAAATTCAGGGCCGCATCCACGGGTGCGCGGTCAAGGCGCCAGGCTTTGGCGACATGCGCATCAATCAGCTGCAGGACATCGCCGTATTCACTGGGTCGCAGATGATCTCGGAAGACCTAGGGCTCTCACTGGACCAGAGCGATTTCTCCGAGCGCTTCCTTGGCACGTGCCGAAAGGTGACCGTTTCTCGCGACGAGTGCATCTTGAtggagggcggcggcagcgccattGCGCTCGAGGAGCGGGTGCAAATGATTAAGGACATGATCTCCGCTGAAGACCACGAGTACAATCGCGAGCGCCTTGTCGAGCGCCTCGCGAAGCTCTCTGGTGGCGTTGCTGTGATCAAGGTCGGCGGCGCCTCGGAGGTGGAGATAAGTGAAAAAAAGGACCGCATCATTGACGCGCTGAACGCCACGCGTGCGGCTGTGTCAGAGGGCATTGTTGCAGGCGGTGGTACAGGGTTGCTGATGGCCTCCCTGCGCCTCGAGACGATCTCAAAGGACCGACGGCTTCCACCTGACATCCGCACTGGTGTGAATATTGTGAAGAAGGCAATCGGGCTGCCAGCACGGTACATAGCGAACAACGCGGGTGTAGAGGGTAGTGTTGTGGCAGGAAAGGTACTCGCTCGCAAGGACCCAACTTTCGGCTACAACGCTCAGACCGGCGAGTATGTGAATATGTTCGAGGCGGGGATCATCGATCCCATGAAGGTAGTGAAGTCTGCCGTCGTGAATGCATGCTCTGTGGCAGGCATGATGATCACAAcggaggcggcagtggtggaaaAGGATCTGCTCGGTCGGGAGAAGCGCATCGAGGATGAGGGGATGGAGgacaaggagaagaagcgcagcgtCGACAAACTGCGCAAGCAGGTAAATGAACGGGATTCGCCGATGCCCAAGATGGCCCCACCGATGAAGTTTGATATGAAAGGTCTGTAG